The Pieris brassicae chromosome 6, ilPieBrab1.1, whole genome shotgun sequence genome window below encodes:
- the LOC123711475 gene encoding uncharacterized protein LOC123711475 isoform X1 — MRHKITYTKMAHKVLGCILLLALFSEGKEKSRWSRQLSSYTADISDWVPLPAPVEQEPQQIRRQAIAEPRILSEPFPGFARSHGFGQEEFPPRPLFNSQPNRQLYLQAVPSAPQNYLSDQGFGQGLKFGLTQPNFPLSQGFVSPNFNFDGIPQIKARPPVISPVKFDNFANPIQSLAKPYLGLPAKPKHESPKFVDGYRVENNSEIGMKKKAPTLQKVKFESFEKLKESTVQSKPKSEREEVQLLYVPVESLNRGQFNFRSPLTSAQVVNTDFYNQSPRVNPLRQNLAAEFQRPLQKPLESYNSQEALNDFNRQLIGFEHESSKFSTLTSPFPTVSSTTPQPKKLKPHQPPLAIFLSPDNKQDSVKVGDVLLSLKSADTVPVLDSVNPLNAPKVFIGPSNLTPPQNFVKFDLPYLSNIENIDKKLRQLPFFVAPLSYSTPQGFAKIPFPSPHVGSVVINSQIRDSPKAPSPPTFSDSYNVPYVRQQPQVYQQYQQQNTGTQKPQISYYSTVAPKPITPPVNNQNYYSIEQQTVSTIAPQPTPKEPSQNVQSSIKPESYFLGNYRDQYNSNQYVNFPSEVNQQFPQPAQAYNIPPLVETTTTPRTTVSTTTKSSSTYPSQLLETHNPYSINHAFHFNTPVDYQNFFEEYKEPKVSPGTTSPSSTESAAISSTERNVVQTQSFKGKYSQNYIKNYSPEIHYESEIHSSRRPIYNTKEYTTNIQNELITQTERNIPKPDDSFYKNEEVIDNNNTPTYTESVESKEADVKNQAPTISDYTSESTPEVYESAKIQTSPYDIYDNNYNNENIQQTESSSTTTTTTTTTRRTPLRTRGRPRYTTARPDSNDYTTRSTVTRRPYRERRPTQTKSRYEPNRISTEKAAKDESDTTESTSKVTRTRGRIHYRPTAGDDNSEKHTKQKDDLAYQRDILHQNYPVTLMERTSTVDIEAITEPTAKQQITNSVDDFKTYDTENAYTNDKLSITERDPATPELTKDIDTPKESSVELESPLVHADQISENEDITIYQARSSVAPSGYGYEEVKEQPSEDYKLQQTDQVYATSPVSLVTEQNIPNYSANHEYLTEQEETATLQDVEATKLSLVQNEDKLVETTPSYNRVRVRPSLVRQYHQVSSTESSRIKTERRKPTQQPITYRPAFDRRRTTMRIEEIEADLKTKPVHSRPEYDNHKHPVYKPELSTEATLQSQTTEAGNKRGQFRRRRPVYTTTTTEPASRRPYEVKNRFRGRRPTDKPTDKPEVQTEISSTSTSKGPLYNRYNHRTKLSQRFNKKPEQEEAITEDQESNYSITRPKYASPESDKWSPKISKDSFKPYNPNDLDDDTKPETKHVEDELDIITARNEYEDILISVTPATNKNNRVNKKIADIPPTLEAYVEQSKVSKSEASDPSSTFETMLEEVMKSLEEQDEDEYTNKVMKHKGGEIGEIPPEKIISSGVNYSLKSTTPPQEETTTTTYQTTTEEHTQENFELEANPLNRRRGFWKKVKVRPLIESFEVAESQYYPNTVNTLGQSISKTSEKTRENTKKKIKVTTYKPSYQFIKDFFENEEDIYDVSPDIDIPRINATRQLNAHAEKLIQITTETAMSNETSTSSVNPGDMDWGTGSPDPTFEDGSLYTEATQPTIDRSDGFSFMEYLFGMTSDDEVHRKRDIEEVTTKSPDLETEATKGTTDTYIPDEITAETVTDTTEIQRNTSETTIELENSSISSFMNPSNIISTSMSTEVSHETEICFRGKCIKTKKDLL, encoded by the exons ATGAGgcataaaattacttatacaaag ATGGCGCACAAAGTGCTGGGATGCATATTACTCCTGGCCCTGTTTTCGGAGGGTAAAGAAAAATCAAGATGGTCACGACAATTAAGCTCATACACAGCTGATATTAGTGATTGGGTTCCTTTACCAGCCCCGGTGGAACAAGAACCACAGCAAATTAGACGTCAAGCAATTGCAGAACCGAGAATCTTATCAGAACCCTTCCCGGGCTTTGCTAGATCACACGGTTTTGGCCAAGAGGAATTCCCGCCACGCCCCCTCTTTAATTCTCAGCCAAACAGACAACTGTATCTTCAAGCAGTTCCATCCGCCCCACAAAACTATCTCAGTGACCAAGGATTTGGACAAGGTCTGAAATTTGGACTTACACAACCGAACTTTCCTTTAAGTCAAGGGTTTGTCTCTCCCAACTTTAATTTTGATGGTATTCCACAAATAAAAGCAAGACCGCCAGTTATATCTCCCgttaaatttgataattttgcAAATCCAATTCAATCACTAGCGAAACCTTACTTAGGTTTACCAGCAAAACCTAAGCATGAATCGCCCAAGTTTGTTGATGGGTATAGAGTAGAAAACAATAGTGAAATTGGTATGAAAAAGAAAGCTCCTACTTTACAGAAAGTGAAATTTGAAAGCTTTGAAAAGCTGAAAGAATCTACAGTGCAAAGCAAACCAAAGTCTGAAAGAGAAGAAGTTCAGTTACTGTATGTTCCTGTGGAGTCTTTGAATAGAGGACAATTTAATTTCAGGAGTCCGCTGACATCTGCTCAAGTTGTCAACACAGATTTTTACAATCAAAGCCCACGAGTAAATCCACTACGACAAAATCTCGCAGCCGAATTTCAACGGCCGTTGCAGAAACCTTTGGAATCTTACAACTCTCAAGAGGCTTTGAATGATTTTAACAGACAACTAATAGGATTTGAACATGAAAGTTCTAAATTTTCAACACTTACTTCTCCTTTCCCAACCGTTTCCTCTACCACTCCTCAGCCGAAAAAACTAAAGCCACATCAACCACCGCTTGCTATATTCTTATCCCCAGACAACAAACAAGATAGTGTTAAAGTGGGAGATGTATTACTTTCGCTCAAAAGCGCCGATACAGTACCAGTTTTAGATTCTGTCAACCCTTTAAATGCGCCTAAAGTATTTATTGGACCATCAAACTTAACTCCACCACAAAACTttgtaaaatttgatttacCGTATTTATCAAacatagaaaatattgataaaaaattacgaCAACTTCCATTTTTCGTAGCCCCATTAAGCTACAGCACCCCGCAAGGATTTGCAAAAATTCCATTCCCGTCACCTCATGTTGGATCTGTAGTAATCAATTCACAAATAAGAGACTCGCCAAAAGCGCCTTCTCCACCAACTTTTTCAGACTCCTACAACGTTCCATACGTCCGGCAACAACCACAAGTCTACCAGCAGTATCAACAACAAAACACAGGCACACAAAAACCTCAAATTAGCTATTACAGCACCGTCGCTCCCAAACCAATTACACCCCCGGTCAATAACCAAAACTACTACTCAATTGAACAGCAAACAGTAAGTACGATAGCACCGCAACCTACCCCAAAGGAACCTTCACAAAATGTGCAAAGTTCGATAAAACCCGAATCTTACTTCTTAGGAAATTATAGGGACCAGTACAACTCTAACCAATACGTAAATTTCCCCAGCGAAGTAAACCAACAATTCCCACAACCAGCTCAAGCATACAATATTCCACCTCTTGTAGAAACGACTACAACCCCCAGGACCACTGTATCAACAACAACTAAATCATCTTCAACGTATCCAAGCCAACTGCTAGAAACACATAATCCATATTCTATAAATCATGCTTTCCACTTCAACACGCCTGTCGATTatcaaaacttttttgaagAGTACAAAGAACCAAAAGTATCTCCTGGAACAACATCTCCATCCTCAACGGAATCTGCAGCAATTTCTTCAACTGAAAGGAACGTTGTTCAGACCCAAAGTTTTAAAGGCAAATATTCTCAGAACTACATTAAAAACTATTCGCCTGAAATCCATTATGAATCTGAAATACACTCATCGAGACGTCCTATTTACAACACAAAAGAGTATACAACGAACATTCAAAATGAACTGATTACACAAACAGAGCGTAACATACCAAAACCAGACGATTCCTTCTACAAAAATGAAGAAGtgattgataataataacacaccAACATATACAGAAAGCGTTGAATCAAAAGAAGCAGATGTCAAAAACCAAGCTCCAACTATAAGTGATTATACTTCTGAATCTACACCTGAAGTTTACGAATCAGCTAAAATACAGACTTCACCATACGACATTtacgataataattataataatgaaaatatccAACAAACGGAATCAAGTTCTACGACAACTACAACGACTACAACAACTAGAAGGACTCCATTAAGAACTAGGGGACGTCCTCGGTACACAACTGCTAGACCAGATTCTAATGATTACACGACGCGGTCTACAGTCACTAGAAGACCTTACAGAGAAAGAAGACCAACACAAACAAAGTCTAGATACGAACCCAACAGAATATCTACCGAAAAAGCCGCTAAGGATGAGTCTGATACGACGGAGAGTACATCAAAAGTCACAAGAACTAGGGGTCGAATTCATTACAGGCCTACAGCTGGCGACGATAACTCTGAAAAACACACTAAACAAAAAGATGACTTAGCTTATCAACGGGATATCCTTCACCAAAATTATCCTGTGACTCTTATGGAACGGACAAGCACTGTTGACATTGAGGCCATTACTGAACCAACGGCCAAACAACAAATTACCAATTCCGTTGATGACTTTAAAACATATGACACAGAAAACGCCTACACTAATGATAAACTATCTATTACCGAGCGCGACCCTGCAACTCCTGAACTAACAAAAGATATTGATACACCGAAAGAATCTTCTGTAGAATTGGAAAGTCCGTTAGTTCATGCTGATCAGATAAGTGAAAACGAGGACATTACCATTTACCAAGCGCGTAGTAGTGTCGCACCGTCTGGTTACGGTTATGAAGAAGTTAAGGAACAACCTTCTGAAGATTACAAACTCCAGCAAACCGATCAAGTTTATGCCACAAGTCCAGTGAGTCTAGTCACTGAACAAAACATACCCAACTACTCCGCTAACCATGAGTATTTAACAGAGCAAGAAGAGACAGCCACATTACAAGACGTTGAAGCTACAAAGCTCAGTTTAGTGCAAAATGAAGATAAATTAGTTGAAACTACACCGTCATATAATAGAGTGAGAGTTCGACCTAGTTTAGTAAGACAATACCATCAAGTATCGTCTACAGAATCATCTAGAATTAAAACTGAGCGAAGAAAACCAACGCAGCAACCTATAACATACAGACCAGCTTTTGACAGACGACGCACAACAATGCGAATTGAAGAAATTGAAGCAGACCTAAAAACTAAACCCGTGCATTCTCGCCCAGAATATGATAACCACAAACATCCTGTTTATAAACCAGAGCTCTCTACAGAAGCTACACTGCAATCTCAAACAACAGAAGCTGGCAATAAACGTGGTCAATTTAGAAGGAGACGACCAGTTTACACTACGACTACTACGGAACCTGCATCTAGAAGACCCTATGAGGTAAAAAACAGATTCCGGGGTCGACGGCCAACAGACAAGCCAACAGATAAGCCTGAAGTACAAACAGAAATTTCAAGTACATCAACGTCCAAAGGTCCTCTTTACAACCGGTATAATCATCGAACTAAACTATCTCAGCGGTTTAATAAGAAGCCTGAGCAAGAGGAAGCAATTACTGAAGACCAAGAATCAAATTACTCAATTACCAGGCCTAAATACGCTTCGCCAGAATCAGATAAATGGTCACCTAAAATTTCAAAAGATTCCTTTAAACCTTATAATCCCAATGACCTCGATGATGATACAAAACCAGAAACAAAGCATGTAGAAGATGAATTAGATATAATAACTGCAAGAAACGAATATGAGGATATTTTGATATCTGTAACACCTGCgactaacaaaaataacagaGTGAACAAAAAAATCGCAGATATTCCACCAACTTTGGAAGCATATGTTGAACAAAGTAAAGTATCAAAATCTGAAGCTAGTGACCCATCATCTACATTCGAAACAATGTTAGAAGAAGTCATGAAAAGCTTGGAAGAACAGGATGAAGATGAATATACGAACAAGGTTATGAAACACAAAGGAGGTGAAATCGGAGAAATACCtcctgaaaaaataatttcatcagGCGTAAATTATTCTTTGAAATCTACTACTCCCCCCCAAGAAGAAACGACAACAACAACGTATcaaacaacaacagaagaacatACTCAGGAAAATTTTGAG tTGGAAGCAAATCCTTTAAACCGTCGTCGCGGATTCTGGAAAAAAGTCAAAGTACGCCCTTTAATAGAGTCATTTGAAGTAGCTGAATCACAATATTACCCAAATACAGTCAACACGCTTGGTCAGAGCATATCCAAAACTTCGGAAAAAACCAGAGAAAATACAAAGAAGAAAATCAAGGTAACAACATACAAACCCAGTTATCAGTTCATAAAAGATTTCTTTGAAAACGAAGAAGATATTTACGATGTGTCACCTGATATTGATATACCCAGAATTAATGCAACTCGCCAACTAAATGCACACGctgaaaaattaatacaaattaccaCAGAAACAGCTATGTCAAACGAAACCAGTACTAGTAGTGTTAATCCTGGCGACATGGATTGGGGTACAGGTTCACCAGACCCTACCTTTGAAGATGGATCACTTTACACTGAAGCTACTCAGCCCACAATAGATAGATCTGATGGTTTTAGTTTCATGGAATACCTATTTGGCATGACTTCTGATGATGAAGTGCATAGAAAAAGAGATATAGAGGAAGTAACAACTAAAAGTCCTGACCTAGAAACAGAAGCGACAAAAGGCACAACTGACACCTATATACCCGACGAAATAACTGCAGAAACGGTGACAGACACTACAGAAATTCAGAGAAATACTTCAGAAACTACAATTGAACTGGAAAATTCATCCATATCAAGCTTCATGAATCCTTCGAATATCATTAGTACATCAATGTCAACCGAAGTCTCCcacgaaacagaaatctgTTTTAGGGGCAAATGTATAAAGACAAAGAAAGACCTATTATAA
- the LOC123711475 gene encoding uncharacterized protein LOC123711475 isoform X2 has protein sequence MAHKVLGCILLLALFSEGKEKSRWSRQLSSYTADISDWVPLPAPVEQEPQQIRRQAIAEPRILSEPFPGFARSHGFGQEEFPPRPLFNSQPNRQLYLQAVPSAPQNYLSDQGFGQGLKFGLTQPNFPLSQGFVSPNFNFDGIPQIKARPPVISPVKFDNFANPIQSLAKPYLGLPAKPKHESPKFVDGYRVENNSEIGMKKKAPTLQKVKFESFEKLKESTVQSKPKSEREEVQLLYVPVESLNRGQFNFRSPLTSAQVVNTDFYNQSPRVNPLRQNLAAEFQRPLQKPLESYNSQEALNDFNRQLIGFEHESSKFSTLTSPFPTVSSTTPQPKKLKPHQPPLAIFLSPDNKQDSVKVGDVLLSLKSADTVPVLDSVNPLNAPKVFIGPSNLTPPQNFVKFDLPYLSNIENIDKKLRQLPFFVAPLSYSTPQGFAKIPFPSPHVGSVVINSQIRDSPKAPSPPTFSDSYNVPYVRQQPQVYQQYQQQNTGTQKPQISYYSTVAPKPITPPVNNQNYYSIEQQTVSTIAPQPTPKEPSQNVQSSIKPESYFLGNYRDQYNSNQYVNFPSEVNQQFPQPAQAYNIPPLVETTTTPRTTVSTTTKSSSTYPSQLLETHNPYSINHAFHFNTPVDYQNFFEEYKEPKVSPGTTSPSSTESAAISSTERNVVQTQSFKGKYSQNYIKNYSPEIHYESEIHSSRRPIYNTKEYTTNIQNELITQTERNIPKPDDSFYKNEEVIDNNNTPTYTESVESKEADVKNQAPTISDYTSESTPEVYESAKIQTSPYDIYDNNYNNENIQQTESSSTTTTTTTTTRRTPLRTRGRPRYTTARPDSNDYTTRSTVTRRPYRERRPTQTKSRYEPNRISTEKAAKDESDTTESTSKVTRTRGRIHYRPTAGDDNSEKHTKQKDDLAYQRDILHQNYPVTLMERTSTVDIEAITEPTAKQQITNSVDDFKTYDTENAYTNDKLSITERDPATPELTKDIDTPKESSVELESPLVHADQISENEDITIYQARSSVAPSGYGYEEVKEQPSEDYKLQQTDQVYATSPVSLVTEQNIPNYSANHEYLTEQEETATLQDVEATKLSLVQNEDKLVETTPSYNRVRVRPSLVRQYHQVSSTESSRIKTERRKPTQQPITYRPAFDRRRTTMRIEEIEADLKTKPVHSRPEYDNHKHPVYKPELSTEATLQSQTTEAGNKRGQFRRRRPVYTTTTTEPASRRPYEVKNRFRGRRPTDKPTDKPEVQTEISSTSTSKGPLYNRYNHRTKLSQRFNKKPEQEEAITEDQESNYSITRPKYASPESDKWSPKISKDSFKPYNPNDLDDDTKPETKHVEDELDIITARNEYEDILISVTPATNKNNRVNKKIADIPPTLEAYVEQSKVSKSEASDPSSTFETMLEEVMKSLEEQDEDEYTNKVMKHKGGEIGEIPPEKIISSGVNYSLKSTTPPQEETTTTTYQTTTEEHTQENFELEANPLNRRRGFWKKVKVRPLIESFEVAESQYYPNTVNTLGQSISKTSEKTRENTKKKIKVTTYKPSYQFIKDFFENEEDIYDVSPDIDIPRINATRQLNAHAEKLIQITTETAMSNETSTSSVNPGDMDWGTGSPDPTFEDGSLYTEATQPTIDRSDGFSFMEYLFGMTSDDEVHRKRDIEEVTTKSPDLETEATKGTTDTYIPDEITAETVTDTTEIQRNTSETTIELENSSISSFMNPSNIISTSMSTEVSHETEICFRGKCIKTKKDLL, from the exons ATGGCGCACAAAGTGCTGGGATGCATATTACTCCTGGCCCTGTTTTCGGAGGGTAAAGAAAAATCAAGATGGTCACGACAATTAAGCTCATACACAGCTGATATTAGTGATTGGGTTCCTTTACCAGCCCCGGTGGAACAAGAACCACAGCAAATTAGACGTCAAGCAATTGCAGAACCGAGAATCTTATCAGAACCCTTCCCGGGCTTTGCTAGATCACACGGTTTTGGCCAAGAGGAATTCCCGCCACGCCCCCTCTTTAATTCTCAGCCAAACAGACAACTGTATCTTCAAGCAGTTCCATCCGCCCCACAAAACTATCTCAGTGACCAAGGATTTGGACAAGGTCTGAAATTTGGACTTACACAACCGAACTTTCCTTTAAGTCAAGGGTTTGTCTCTCCCAACTTTAATTTTGATGGTATTCCACAAATAAAAGCAAGACCGCCAGTTATATCTCCCgttaaatttgataattttgcAAATCCAATTCAATCACTAGCGAAACCTTACTTAGGTTTACCAGCAAAACCTAAGCATGAATCGCCCAAGTTTGTTGATGGGTATAGAGTAGAAAACAATAGTGAAATTGGTATGAAAAAGAAAGCTCCTACTTTACAGAAAGTGAAATTTGAAAGCTTTGAAAAGCTGAAAGAATCTACAGTGCAAAGCAAACCAAAGTCTGAAAGAGAAGAAGTTCAGTTACTGTATGTTCCTGTGGAGTCTTTGAATAGAGGACAATTTAATTTCAGGAGTCCGCTGACATCTGCTCAAGTTGTCAACACAGATTTTTACAATCAAAGCCCACGAGTAAATCCACTACGACAAAATCTCGCAGCCGAATTTCAACGGCCGTTGCAGAAACCTTTGGAATCTTACAACTCTCAAGAGGCTTTGAATGATTTTAACAGACAACTAATAGGATTTGAACATGAAAGTTCTAAATTTTCAACACTTACTTCTCCTTTCCCAACCGTTTCCTCTACCACTCCTCAGCCGAAAAAACTAAAGCCACATCAACCACCGCTTGCTATATTCTTATCCCCAGACAACAAACAAGATAGTGTTAAAGTGGGAGATGTATTACTTTCGCTCAAAAGCGCCGATACAGTACCAGTTTTAGATTCTGTCAACCCTTTAAATGCGCCTAAAGTATTTATTGGACCATCAAACTTAACTCCACCACAAAACTttgtaaaatttgatttacCGTATTTATCAAacatagaaaatattgataaaaaattacgaCAACTTCCATTTTTCGTAGCCCCATTAAGCTACAGCACCCCGCAAGGATTTGCAAAAATTCCATTCCCGTCACCTCATGTTGGATCTGTAGTAATCAATTCACAAATAAGAGACTCGCCAAAAGCGCCTTCTCCACCAACTTTTTCAGACTCCTACAACGTTCCATACGTCCGGCAACAACCACAAGTCTACCAGCAGTATCAACAACAAAACACAGGCACACAAAAACCTCAAATTAGCTATTACAGCACCGTCGCTCCCAAACCAATTACACCCCCGGTCAATAACCAAAACTACTACTCAATTGAACAGCAAACAGTAAGTACGATAGCACCGCAACCTACCCCAAAGGAACCTTCACAAAATGTGCAAAGTTCGATAAAACCCGAATCTTACTTCTTAGGAAATTATAGGGACCAGTACAACTCTAACCAATACGTAAATTTCCCCAGCGAAGTAAACCAACAATTCCCACAACCAGCTCAAGCATACAATATTCCACCTCTTGTAGAAACGACTACAACCCCCAGGACCACTGTATCAACAACAACTAAATCATCTTCAACGTATCCAAGCCAACTGCTAGAAACACATAATCCATATTCTATAAATCATGCTTTCCACTTCAACACGCCTGTCGATTatcaaaacttttttgaagAGTACAAAGAACCAAAAGTATCTCCTGGAACAACATCTCCATCCTCAACGGAATCTGCAGCAATTTCTTCAACTGAAAGGAACGTTGTTCAGACCCAAAGTTTTAAAGGCAAATATTCTCAGAACTACATTAAAAACTATTCGCCTGAAATCCATTATGAATCTGAAATACACTCATCGAGACGTCCTATTTACAACACAAAAGAGTATACAACGAACATTCAAAATGAACTGATTACACAAACAGAGCGTAACATACCAAAACCAGACGATTCCTTCTACAAAAATGAAGAAGtgattgataataataacacaccAACATATACAGAAAGCGTTGAATCAAAAGAAGCAGATGTCAAAAACCAAGCTCCAACTATAAGTGATTATACTTCTGAATCTACACCTGAAGTTTACGAATCAGCTAAAATACAGACTTCACCATACGACATTtacgataataattataataatgaaaatatccAACAAACGGAATCAAGTTCTACGACAACTACAACGACTACAACAACTAGAAGGACTCCATTAAGAACTAGGGGACGTCCTCGGTACACAACTGCTAGACCAGATTCTAATGATTACACGACGCGGTCTACAGTCACTAGAAGACCTTACAGAGAAAGAAGACCAACACAAACAAAGTCTAGATACGAACCCAACAGAATATCTACCGAAAAAGCCGCTAAGGATGAGTCTGATACGACGGAGAGTACATCAAAAGTCACAAGAACTAGGGGTCGAATTCATTACAGGCCTACAGCTGGCGACGATAACTCTGAAAAACACACTAAACAAAAAGATGACTTAGCTTATCAACGGGATATCCTTCACCAAAATTATCCTGTGACTCTTATGGAACGGACAAGCACTGTTGACATTGAGGCCATTACTGAACCAACGGCCAAACAACAAATTACCAATTCCGTTGATGACTTTAAAACATATGACACAGAAAACGCCTACACTAATGATAAACTATCTATTACCGAGCGCGACCCTGCAACTCCTGAACTAACAAAAGATATTGATACACCGAAAGAATCTTCTGTAGAATTGGAAAGTCCGTTAGTTCATGCTGATCAGATAAGTGAAAACGAGGACATTACCATTTACCAAGCGCGTAGTAGTGTCGCACCGTCTGGTTACGGTTATGAAGAAGTTAAGGAACAACCTTCTGAAGATTACAAACTCCAGCAAACCGATCAAGTTTATGCCACAAGTCCAGTGAGTCTAGTCACTGAACAAAACATACCCAACTACTCCGCTAACCATGAGTATTTAACAGAGCAAGAAGAGACAGCCACATTACAAGACGTTGAAGCTACAAAGCTCAGTTTAGTGCAAAATGAAGATAAATTAGTTGAAACTACACCGTCATATAATAGAGTGAGAGTTCGACCTAGTTTAGTAAGACAATACCATCAAGTATCGTCTACAGAATCATCTAGAATTAAAACTGAGCGAAGAAAACCAACGCAGCAACCTATAACATACAGACCAGCTTTTGACAGACGACGCACAACAATGCGAATTGAAGAAATTGAAGCAGACCTAAAAACTAAACCCGTGCATTCTCGCCCAGAATATGATAACCACAAACATCCTGTTTATAAACCAGAGCTCTCTACAGAAGCTACACTGCAATCTCAAACAACAGAAGCTGGCAATAAACGTGGTCAATTTAGAAGGAGACGACCAGTTTACACTACGACTACTACGGAACCTGCATCTAGAAGACCCTATGAGGTAAAAAACAGATTCCGGGGTCGACGGCCAACAGACAAGCCAACAGATAAGCCTGAAGTACAAACAGAAATTTCAAGTACATCAACGTCCAAAGGTCCTCTTTACAACCGGTATAATCATCGAACTAAACTATCTCAGCGGTTTAATAAGAAGCCTGAGCAAGAGGAAGCAATTACTGAAGACCAAGAATCAAATTACTCAATTACCAGGCCTAAATACGCTTCGCCAGAATCAGATAAATGGTCACCTAAAATTTCAAAAGATTCCTTTAAACCTTATAATCCCAATGACCTCGATGATGATACAAAACCAGAAACAAAGCATGTAGAAGATGAATTAGATATAATAACTGCAAGAAACGAATATGAGGATATTTTGATATCTGTAACACCTGCgactaacaaaaataacagaGTGAACAAAAAAATCGCAGATATTCCACCAACTTTGGAAGCATATGTTGAACAAAGTAAAGTATCAAAATCTGAAGCTAGTGACCCATCATCTACATTCGAAACAATGTTAGAAGAAGTCATGAAAAGCTTGGAAGAACAGGATGAAGATGAATATACGAACAAGGTTATGAAACACAAAGGAGGTGAAATCGGAGAAATACCtcctgaaaaaataatttcatcagGCGTAAATTATTCTTTGAAATCTACTACTCCCCCCCAAGAAGAAACGACAACAACAACGTATcaaacaacaacagaagaacatACTCAGGAAAATTTTGAG tTGGAAGCAAATCCTTTAAACCGTCGTCGCGGATTCTGGAAAAAAGTCAAAGTACGCCCTTTAATAGAGTCATTTGAAGTAGCTGAATCACAATATTACCCAAATACAGTCAACACGCTTGGTCAGAGCATATCCAAAACTTCGGAAAAAACCAGAGAAAATACAAAGAAGAAAATCAAGGTAACAACATACAAACCCAGTTATCAGTTCATAAAAGATTTCTTTGAAAACGAAGAAGATATTTACGATGTGTCACCTGATATTGATATACCCAGAATTAATGCAACTCGCCAACTAAATGCACACGctgaaaaattaatacaaattaccaCAGAAACAGCTATGTCAAACGAAACCAGTACTAGTAGTGTTAATCCTGGCGACATGGATTGGGGTACAGGTTCACCAGACCCTACCTTTGAAGATGGATCACTTTACACTGAAGCTACTCAGCCCACAATAGATAGATCTGATGGTTTTAGTTTCATGGAATACCTATTTGGCATGACTTCTGATGATGAAGTGCATAGAAAAAGAGATATAGAGGAAGTAACAACTAAAAGTCCTGACCTAGAAACAGAAGCGACAAAAGGCACAACTGACACCTATATACCCGACGAAATAACTGCAGAAACGGTGACAGACACTACAGAAATTCAGAGAAATACTTCAGAAACTACAATTGAACTGGAAAATTCATCCATATCAAGCTTCATGAATCCTTCGAATATCATTAGTACATCAATGTCAACCGAAGTCTCCcacgaaacagaaatctgTTTTAGGGGCAAATGTATAAAGACAAAGAAAGACCTATTATAA